The following are encoded together in the Lactuca sativa cultivar Salinas chromosome 1, Lsat_Salinas_v11, whole genome shotgun sequence genome:
- the LOC111876204 gene encoding probable carboxylesterase 2: protein MGSVSKEILHDVPPYIRVYKDGTIERLVGLDVVPASFDIDTGVTSKDVVISPETGVSARLYRPTLTTASEKLPLVIYFHGGAFCIASPFYPKYHQSLTNLVSEARVIAVSVDYRLAPEHPLPAAFDDSHAALWWVSSHAPGGTGTEEWIKENVDFDRIFLAGDSAGATIAHDIAMRIGSNPDPTIPKLSGIILINPYFWGKEPIGSEKADPVRKAMVDKWWEFVCPSDSHLGLDDPLINPLRDGAPDMSGLGCGRVIVTVSEKDILRDRGWAYYETLVKGKWEGKVEMMEIEGEDHVFHIFDPNGEKAVNMMKRLGSFINQQ, encoded by the coding sequence ATGGGATCAGTAAGCAAGGAGATACTGCACGACGTTCCTCCATACATAAGAGTCTACAAAGATGGAACCATCGAAAGACTCGTCGGCTTAGACGTTGTTCCTGCATCTTTCGATATCGACACCGGTGTCACCTCCAAGGACGTCGTAATCTCTCCAGAAACCGGTGTCTCCGCCAGGCTCTACCGTCCAACTCTCACCACCGCCTCAGAAAAACTCCCTCTCGTCATCTACTTCCACGGCGGAGCATTCTGCATCGCATCGCCCTTCTATCCCAAGTACCACCAGTCACTTACCAACCTCGTTTCAGAAGCACGTGTCATCGCCGTCTCCGTCGATTACCGGCTCGCACCAGAGCACCCACTTCCGGCAGCCTTCGATGACTCACACGCCGCTCTCTGGTGGGTCTCCTCCCATGCTCCCGGTGGAACCGGGACGGAAGAATGGATAAAAGAAAACGTTGACTTCGACCGTATCTTCCTCGCCGGCGACAGCGCCGGAGCAACCATAGCTCACGACATCGCCATGCGAATAGGATCAAACCCAGACCCGACAATTCCGAAACTCTCGGGTATTATTTTAATAAACCCGTATTTCTGGGGAAAAGAGCCAATCGGGTCAGAGAAAGCGGATCCTGTGAGGAAAGCTATGGTGGACAAATGGTGGGAGTTCGTATGCCCATCGGATTCCCATCTCGGATTAGACGACCCGTTAATCAACCCGCTGAGGGACGGAGCTCCGGATATGTCGGGTCTGGGTTGCGGGCGGGTGATTGTAACCGTTTCTGAAAAGGATATATTAAGAGATAGAGGGTGGGCGTATTATGAAACTCTGGTGAAGGGCAAATGGGAAGGCAAAGTAGAGATGATGGAGATCGAAGGTGAAGATCATGTATTCCATATTTTTGACCCTAATGGGGAAAAAGCCGTAAATATGATGAAAAGGTTGGGTAGTTTTATAAACCAACAATAA